One stretch of Muribaculum intestinale DNA includes these proteins:
- a CDS encoding SDR family NAD(P)-dependent oxidoreductase, giving the protein MKKIVIMGATSGIGEHVAESLAATGWRVGVAGRKVDRMKALKEMFPDSIEWEAIDITKSEAPRKLLSLIRKIGGMDIYFHVAGIGFFDPKLDIQREVDTAETNVVGFTRMIDTAFHYFRNVGKGHIAIISSVAGTKGIGEIAAYSASKRYQQNYIEALEQLSRMHGLKIAFTDIRPGWVRTPLLDPDRKYPMTMKEGEVVPMIVKALKKRTRIAVIDRRWAAAVFFWRLIPGRLWVKIPVTLSKPAEKPSEVAMAVEQAAD; this is encoded by the coding sequence ATGAAGAAAATCGTGATAATGGGCGCCACTTCGGGAATCGGAGAGCATGTAGCTGAATCGTTGGCTGCAACCGGATGGCGTGTCGGCGTGGCCGGGCGCAAGGTAGATCGAATGAAAGCCCTCAAAGAGATGTTTCCCGATTCTATCGAATGGGAAGCGATAGACATTACCAAGTCGGAAGCGCCACGCAAGCTATTGTCGCTTATCCGGAAAATCGGCGGTATGGACATCTATTTCCATGTGGCCGGAATCGGATTCTTTGACCCGAAGCTCGATATACAGCGGGAAGTGGACACGGCAGAGACCAATGTGGTAGGATTTACCCGAATGATAGACACCGCGTTCCATTATTTCCGTAATGTCGGCAAGGGGCACATTGCCATAATATCGTCGGTGGCGGGGACCAAAGGCATAGGCGAGATTGCGGCATATTCTGCGTCGAAGCGTTATCAGCAGAATTACATCGAGGCTCTGGAGCAGTTGTCGCGCATGCACGGACTTAAGATTGCGTTTACCGATATCCGACCGGGATGGGTGCGCACCCCGTTGCTCGACCCTGACCGCAAATATCCTATGACGATGAAGGAGGGCGAAGTTGTGCCGATGATTGTAAAGGCACTGAAGAAACGCACCCGAATCGCCGTCATTGACCGTCGGTGGGCTGCGGCAGTATTCTTCTGGCGTCTTATCCCCGGACGGCTGTGGGTAAAGATTCCCGTCACATTGTCGAAACCGGCTGAGAAACCCTCCGAAGTTGCCATGGCAGTGGAGCAGGCTGCAGATTAA
- the meaB gene encoding methylmalonyl Co-A mutase-associated GTPase MeaB, which translates to MDAHHDNHHHIENDSQFAGLTVNNGVAQPPSVNPYLKARRRRPLPSAGELVEGILRGDVTMLSRAVTMVESLSPEHQTIAQEVIEKCLPHSGNSRRIGITGVPGAGKSTSIDEFGLHVLKDGGRLAVLAIDPSSERTKGSILGDKTRMERLSVNPHAFIRPSPSAGSLGGVARKTRETIVLCEAAGYNNIFVETVGVGQSETAVHSMVDFFLLIQLAGTGDELQGIKRGIMEMADGIVINKADGDNVDRARLAQAQFRSALQLFPPSPSGWSPDVLCYSGYYAIGIAEVWDMIDRYFDYVKANGYFERKRNEQARYWMYETIDEQLRRNFYTRPDIEAMLSDKEARVLANRQSSFTAARDILDHYYSAL; encoded by the coding sequence ATGGACGCCCATCACGACAACCATCATCATATCGAAAATGACTCGCAGTTTGCGGGTCTTACAGTCAACAACGGAGTGGCCCAGCCGCCATCAGTCAATCCCTACCTGAAGGCCCGGCGCCGGCGACCGTTGCCGTCGGCCGGCGAACTCGTCGAAGGGATACTCCGAGGCGATGTCACTATGCTAAGCCGCGCTGTGACCATGGTCGAAAGCCTTTCTCCGGAACATCAGACAATCGCCCAGGAGGTGATTGAGAAATGTCTCCCCCACTCCGGCAACTCTCGGCGCATCGGCATAACGGGAGTGCCCGGTGCCGGAAAGTCGACCTCGATTGATGAGTTCGGGCTACATGTACTGAAAGATGGCGGCAGACTTGCAGTTCTCGCCATCGATCCCTCGAGCGAGCGCACAAAAGGCTCGATACTCGGCGACAAGACCCGAATGGAGCGTCTGTCGGTCAATCCCCATGCATTCATACGCCCCAGCCCGTCGGCCGGAAGTCTGGGGGGAGTGGCAAGAAAGACCCGCGAGACTATCGTGCTATGCGAGGCCGCCGGCTACAACAATATCTTCGTCGAAACCGTAGGCGTAGGCCAGAGCGAGACCGCAGTGCACTCTATGGTCGACTTTTTCCTGCTGATTCAACTTGCCGGCACAGGCGACGAACTGCAGGGAATAAAACGCGGCATCATGGAGATGGCCGACGGCATTGTAATCAATAAGGCCGACGGCGACAATGTAGACCGTGCGCGCCTGGCGCAGGCACAGTTTCGCAGCGCGTTGCAGCTTTTTCCTCCGTCGCCATCCGGATGGTCGCCCGATGTGCTCTGCTACTCCGGCTACTATGCTATAGGCATAGCAGAAGTGTGGGACATGATTGACCGATATTTCGACTATGTAAAGGCCAACGGCTACTTCGAGCGCAAGCGTAACGAGCAGGCGCGCTACTGGATGTATGAGACCATCGACGAGCAGTTGCGCCGCAACTTCTACACACGTCCCGACATCGAGGCCATGCTTTCCGACAAGGAGGCACGCGTGCTGGCCAACCGACAGTCGTCGTTCACCGCCGCTCGTGATATCCTCGACCACTACTATTCCGCCCTATAG